AACCGATGCTGGATGCCAAAACTGAAGGtaagagaaatgtttttaaatcaagAAATACTTCATAGCATTATTTGTATTCGGATACAAAACACATGCTTAAATTGTAGAACTTAAGTTTATGTAACGATGAACTGATGTGTTGTTTATTGAAGagttaaatgaaacacaagGATTGTGCTAATATTAaaggcattttattttgtattgttgtatGTAATATTTGGAAGCAATGTCCAATGCTTGTGTCtctgctgaaatgtgtctgtctgtatttttgtctgGCTTTAGAGGAAGTAGAACCAGACCCCTATTCCAAACTGCAAAGTCTACCCGAGGACATCTATTCAGAGGCTTGTTATGGTGGCGCTCCAGATAAACCAAAAGCAGGTAAGcttttgtatgtgcatgttttgtgcGGCTGAAACGCCCAAAGACATCATGTTGCAGCATGCCTTCAAGCTGGTCTTTGAGGTGAAATAACGAACCAATGCTGCAGCTCAGTACagtaaatttaaatttaaagtaaaaacaagaaacacataAGGACTTGTCTTCAATTTTCCTACATCGCTGATTAATCACCCATATATCATCAGTAATTTTGCCATGGTACTGCAGAGAAATAACTGTGGAATGATAAGAATTCATGATTAAGTATTTCTCAGAAAAAGGATTCAAtcaagatgaaaaagaaagcagaagtaAAGTTGGGACACCAGAAAAAGTACGCCTAAACTGTAATCGCCTGGAACATGTTCATCGCAGTGATAACGTCTGTTTGACCCCGAGCTCAGGATACTTAACTGACGACTGACTCCAGAGCTGGGTCGCTGTTAAATTCCAAcatctgttcatttcctgtgagAAGACAactgtctaaaaaaaaaaaaacatgttgaagtCTTATCTGTgttataaaaagtgaaaaagagggATATCAGGGAACATTCCACATAATTACACCTCAGTGCCACCTCCACAAGGGCTCATTTAGattattttagaaaaaataataaaaatatttaccAAAATAATCACTAACTAATATTCCACTTTCACAactttaatgttattttttaaagatttgatGTAAGTGTAAGTGAAAAATCATACAGCCTGCTGTATATTCGCAACATAGcatcaaaacaaagaacagcatACAAATATTTGTATTATCCAATCATCTGCTGATTGTTTATTTGAtcattgattcattgtttggtGTGTATCTGTATATGAAAATGCCCAACACCATTTCCCAATGCTCACATACTCCCATCGCTTGTTATCTCCAAACAACAGTTGACGAGCCAAAGGCATTCAGTTTGCCGTCACAGAGGATTGAGCAAACTAGCAAATAATCACTGAAGAACCAAATCATTTTTGgcgtttttgcttgaaaaagtGAGTCAAACGATGAATTAATTATGCAAATTCTAAACCAAGTGTTTAATCTTGATCTGTATGTGATCATTAACGAATCATTTGAGTAATCATTATTTTATGTACGTTCGTATGATGGTAATTTGTCTCGGGGTGAACAGGGAGGACATATTATTCAAAGCACCGTACCAAAATATATACGGATAGATATTTCCAGTAATAACTCTGCATAAACAACATTCCTTTTGATACACAGACTGATAAAAATACCACTTTATagtaatttatgtttttttgatattttaaatgttttgtttacataATTTTTGCAAGAATGGGagtaaaaatatgtttctgaatTATGCTCAGTcgacacacacagaagctttTCTTCATGTAGAAAACAAAGTTTTAATTATATGTGTGATTGTATCTGTAATTAAAGTCAAAGCAGGGTTAAGGCtggattaaaaagaaatattaaaaattaaaaatggctgaattccatctagctgcttcagtttcagggtgctGGTGTGTCATATTAGGGCATTTGAATAGAGCGCAGTTAATGTTAGAGGTGAGGAatttgcttttcctgctatgacaagtcaaagtTTCATAACATCATTTTCATCCAGTTGGTATGCAGCAGCAGTAATTATCTTGTTGCACTTGACACAATATTAGTTTATACTGTGAATACAGCTATTTTCAGGTAGTTAAATTCACTGTTCACctcaaatatatttttgtattaaataTTGTTGGGTAGGCAAGCACAAGTTTGTCTATCATGTTTTGTTAGATATCTGTGGCACACTTTATCTGGCACTTGATGAACTCTGCGTTGTCTAATGTTATGAGCTGTTTTGCTCCTCTGTCTTAATGTCTGTACGTTCTGACACGTTCACCATTCTTTACGTCTGTTTTGTGACTTTTTGTCAtattggaaaaaagaaagacaccAGGGACATGTTGCAAAGTATGTTAGTGTTTGGAAAGCCAAAACAGTAACCAGCAGCCAAATCCAAACAGTGATTTATCAGAATCAGCCATCAGCCAAGTATGTGCAGAAAAGGAGTTTGATTCTGGTGTTAAGTGGCCTTCAACGCTACATACAAACATTcagcagaagacagagacaacaaagcagaacaaagatATGTGAAAATTTTGGAAGTCAGTTAAAAAATACTCTTGCTTTTCAATGCTATTACAAATAagtgaaaaactaaaaaaagtaACATACTTGTTGAGCATAATTTGATAAATTCCACATAGATGCGActttgcttttgctgttttggaAACTTTTTGCTCAGTTATATTTattcttgtgtttgtgaaagctttgttttcattttcattacagGCTGTTGCTATTGTTTCATCTGTAGAGacatttcacttattttctgatttttgtgtTCGGCTTGTGTTGCATTCTCTTGTCTTATTTGTGCTCTAATTTTggctttctgacattttcttcaTTGTTGCGTGGGCCCCTAGTGACTAGCAACCACACTGGAGGCTAATGAGGAACCAATGAAAGAATAAAGAACATATTACTAAACTGTAAACTAATGCCAATGGTGCAAAAGAACAAATATTAATGTGTGAAGTAATGTAAATTAAGTGTGTCACAgctgatctttttttaaacttttttttaactgcgCTGAATGAAATTTTTGCCGCTTTGCTCACAAGAATTCAGAGTTCAGTCTATGGGCGTGaggcctgttttttgttttcttcattttaaaaaagagaaaaatgctttGTTTATATTTCTGACGTTCAAGTGGCAACAAGAATGTCTTGTGAAGTGTCTTGTGCAAGGCCCGGTTTGAGCACAAAATCCTGCACTTTCATCACACATCTAATGCTTCAAATCTATATCAGCGCTggctttctgttctgtctctgcacCCTGTTCGGCACAAATGCTCATCTGAAGTGAAATGACCTCAAAGGGAGAAATCTTATCCGTTGTTTTGGAACGTCTGCAGACCGACAGCATCTGTCTGcgtccctctctcacacacagtcctgaaggAAGGGACAAAGAGAGATACAGTTAAAAGTTTTTGGGAATTGAAGGACAAGTCCAGCACTGTGCTCCATGAATAGAATTCAGTAAATGCCATATTGCCATGGTGACGAGACAAGGGGGGTGTCTTAAAACTGCAGTCTTGCAGGCAGACGTGAGCCGGCAGGACGGGCAGAGGGAGCAGGAAAGGGTGAGCAAGATCCGTAACAAAATCCCAGGACACTTTTCTCCATGTACATCAAATTCTGCCGCGGTTATGGCGAGGATAAAAAAGAGGAAGCCAGTGCTGACTTGTCACCCAAATCTAAGCTATCTGTTAATCTGGAGGGGCAAAAAGGTAGGCCACAGCATTTCCCCCCCCCTTCCACTCCTGATGGTGGTCTGTGTTGCGTTCTTTAAAATAGCTCACTAACATCCGGCTGATGTCTTCCTCTTCAGACCAGCAGACTAAGGGAAACACACGTCTGTACCGTGCAGTGTGCTTGTTCCTCGCATTAATCTGCCTGGTCCTGCTGCTGGTCGTCATTTTCCTCAGCGTGAAACGTGAGTATCTGCAGCCATGGATCTGTTTTCATGCGACAACAAACCACTGCTGGCGGGATTATGTTTCTAACACCAGAGCAGAGTGTGAAAGGATCGTAGTTTTTCACCAGCAGTgcagaaataaaaggaaatatatGTCAGAATTTCACTGCTTTATTCTATTTTTGGGGcagacaatgaaaacaaagcatgttCATTTGTTCTGCTTAAGGCACTATTCTTTTCCCTCACACTCCTCCCACTTTGCTCTCATTTCTAGTCCAAACTGGATCCACTGTCTGCccggagagagaggaggctaTAAAAGCAAACAGGCGCAACCCCTCATTTACTCCAACCTGCAGCTACGAGCAGTGCCAGGCTCACTTCCCCACTGTTGAAGTCAAATGTGAGTGTGATGCCAGGTGGGAAAAGGCCATGCAGGAAACCTCGTGCAAGCCAAAGACACACCCAGATCAAAGagcaacacatttgttttcttcatcattttgtttttagagaCAGTTCTGCTTTCTCAGCTTCGCGGGCCTCGAAGGAAGTTGGTTCATGTGCTGGTTTTTAGAGAACCGAGAACATGTTTTTGGAATTTTGACCAAGATTCAGCTGATTTTAATCAGCTTTATTGTTTCCTCTTGATGTGCAATGGCCACGTGCTGACATGTgcatataaaaataacatatacacaaagaagcaaaaatgtTAATAGAAAGAAttgaagataaagaaaagaaggaaagctTTAGGTCTGCTTCGGAGTTAAACGTGCAGCATTTGCCTCTATGATGTAGTGGTGtagttgcataaaatggaaatattcaagtaaagtacaaagTACAGAATTCATAGTTAAGTAAAGCACTTGAGTGAATGTGCTTGTTTACCTTCCACCACAGAATTGAGCCCACACTTGCAGAGTGAGCTCTCGTTGTCTTTGTTTGAGAGCTTTGTGCACTTTCTCCTCCCAGATCGCAGCTGCCCGCAGTGTGCCGCCGGTTGGGTGACTTATGGCGAGTCGTGTTTTTTCCTGTCCACCTTCAGGCTCAGCTGGGATGAGAGCCAGAAGAACTGCAGCGCCAGAGGAGGATCTCTGGCTGTGATCAGCAGCCTGAGGACTCAGGTGGATCTAAGAGCCCTTCCTTCCCTGACCCTGAAGTGTAACCATGCAGTTCATGACACAGTGATAACTTGCACAGCGTATTGTCTTGTAAATGTCAGTGGTGCTCTGTCTT
Above is a window of Chelmon rostratus isolate fCheRos1 chromosome 8, fCheRos1.pri, whole genome shotgun sequence DNA encoding:
- the si:dkey-26c10.5 gene encoding early activation antigen CD69 isoform X1, translating into MEMKKLTTEEERNEEEEVKTSEPMLDAKTEEEVEPDPYSKLQSLPEDIYSEACYGGAPDKPKADQQTKGNTRLYRAVCLFLALICLVLLLVVIFLSVKLQTGSTVCPEREEAIKANRRNPSFTPTCSYEQCQAHFPTVEVKYRSCPQCAAGWVTYGESCFFLSTFRLSWDESQKNCSARGGSLAVISSLRTQRFLTREGKMNYWIGLRQKSNTWTWVDNTALQESYWVGVRSEGDCGILSGGSSPEKNWITASCQAYTYFICQLQL
- the si:dkey-26c10.5 gene encoding C-type lectin domain family 9 member A isoform X2, with protein sequence MYIKFCRGYGEDKKEEASADLSPKSKLSVNLEGQKDQQTKGNTRLYRAVCLFLALICLVLLLVVIFLSVKLQTGSTVCPEREEAIKANRRNPSFTPTCSYEQCQAHFPTVEVKYRSCPQCAAGWVTYGESCFFLSTFRLSWDESQKNCSARGGSLAVISSLRTQRFLTREGKMNYWIGLRQKSNTWTWVDNTALQESYWVGVRSEGDCGILSGGSSPEKNWITASCQAYTYFICQLQL